A genome region from Coffea arabica cultivar ET-39 chromosome 7e, Coffea Arabica ET-39 HiFi, whole genome shotgun sequence includes the following:
- the LOC140011405 gene encoding uncharacterized protein, whose amino-acid sequence MLRFDECAVAEAMNKAGGMALLWKEEVTVKEVLMSAFTIEAHVEDHEANIDWWFIGLYASCDNQVRGQQWKVIQNRKRLWGERWIIAGDFNDIVSNDEKWGGNWREERSFRDFKEFINGNQMIDIGFEGHPWTWCNNWDAEGEIKQRLDRGLCSYSWYQTFDQVKCRHMETYASDHSMIMIDTRPMPSKRKKRFYFEKRWLKREDIGEVIKTAWELQTE is encoded by the coding sequence atgtTAAGATTCGATGAGTGTGCAGTAGCTGAAGCCATGAACAAAGCAGGTGGAATGGCTCTTTTATGGAAAGAGGAGGTGACAGTAAAAGAGGTTCTGATGTCTGCCTTTACCATTGAGGCACATGTGGAGGACCATGAAGCTAACATTGACTGGTGGTTCATTGGTCTTTATGCGAGCTGTGATAATCAGGTGAGAGGTCAGCAATGGAAAGTGATTCAGAACAGAAAACGACTATGGGGAGAAAGGTGGATAATAGCTGGTGACTTTAATGATATTGTctcaaatgatgaaaaatggggTGGAAATTGGAGGGAGGAAAGAAGCTTTAGGGACTTTAAAGAGTTCATCAATGGAAACCAGATGATTGATATTGGATTTGAAGGTCACCCATGGACATGGTGTAACAATTGGGATGCTGAAGGTGAAATTAAACAAAGGTTGGATAGGGGGCTTTGCAGTTATTCATGGTATCAGACTTTCGATCAAGTCAAGTGTAGACATATGGAGACCTATGCTTCAGATCACAGCATGATCATGATAGACACACGTCCAATGCCAAGTAAGAGGAAGAAGAGATTCTATTTTGAAAAGAGATGGCTGAAAAGAGAGGACATTGGTGAGGTTATTAAGACTGCATGGGAACTGCAAACTGAATGA